The Nocardia arthritidis genome has a window encoding:
- a CDS encoding ABC transporter ATP-binding protein produces the protein MTTLFEAHGVTKRFGDTTALDNLDLTAEPGSLLAVLGRNGAGKTTLVRMLATLTNPDAGTLRVLGNDTVRDARRVRGVIGLAGQHATVEPLLTGAENLEMTGVLFGLTRRDARTAAAEVLRRLGLREAADRRVGTYSGGMRRRLDLGASLVGRPRLLLLDEPTTGLDPAARHGLWSLVTELVTGGTDVVLTTQYLEEADALADRIVVLDGGRILADGTPGELKDAHAADVVTIRTRRATDLDTIRDTLTAADPSVDRESRTMTWTSSSGGEDAARCFAVPGVTIEEVTVRKPTLEEAFLNLTAPTDRRFEVSA, from the coding sequence GTGACAACCCTTTTCGAAGCGCACGGTGTCACCAAGCGGTTCGGTGACACCACCGCGCTCGACAATCTCGACCTGACGGCCGAACCCGGCAGCCTGCTCGCGGTGCTCGGCCGCAACGGTGCGGGCAAGACCACCCTGGTGCGCATGCTCGCCACGCTGACCAACCCCGATGCCGGAACGCTCCGGGTGCTCGGCAACGACACCGTGCGCGACGCGCGCCGGGTGCGCGGGGTCATCGGCTTGGCGGGTCAGCACGCGACGGTCGAACCGCTGTTGACCGGTGCGGAGAACCTGGAGATGACCGGCGTCCTGTTCGGGCTGACCCGTCGCGACGCCCGCACCGCCGCGGCCGAGGTGCTGCGGCGACTCGGGCTGCGGGAGGCCGCCGACCGGCGCGTCGGCACCTACTCCGGCGGTATGCGCCGCCGCCTCGACCTGGGCGCGAGCCTGGTCGGGCGGCCGCGCCTGCTGCTGCTCGACGAACCGACCACCGGCCTGGATCCCGCTGCGCGCCACGGCCTTTGGTCGCTGGTCACCGAATTGGTCACCGGCGGTACCGATGTCGTCCTCACCACGCAATACCTGGAGGAGGCCGATGCGCTCGCCGACCGGATCGTGGTGCTCGACGGCGGCCGCATCCTGGCCGACGGCACCCCGGGTGAGCTGAAGGACGCCCATGCCGCCGATGTCGTGACGATACGCACAAGGCGCGCAACGGATCTCGACACGATCCGGGACACGCTGACCGCCGCCGACCCCAGCGTCGACCGCGAGTCCCGCACCATGACCTGGACCTCGTCGTCCGGTGGCGAGGATGCCGCCCGCTGCTTCGCGGTGCCGGGCGTCACCATCGAGGAGGTCACCGTTCGCAAACCGACGCTGGAGGAGGCCTTTCTGAACCTGACCGCCCCGACCGACCGCCGATTCGAGGTATCAGCATGA
- a CDS encoding VOC family protein, with protein MTISQIGKITAFVSDQDRAKEFYTGVLGMTVRADNTFGDNRWLEVGAGETGTGIILHKPFPGASAGNLAGVIVNSPDIDAVVEKLRAAGADVDGPTDEQWGRQASFSDPDGNSYVLVADGAR; from the coding sequence ATGACGATTTCGCAGATAGGGAAGATCACCGCCTTCGTCTCCGATCAAGACAGGGCGAAGGAGTTCTACACCGGGGTGCTCGGCATGACCGTGCGCGCCGACAACACATTCGGCGATAACCGGTGGCTCGAGGTCGGCGCAGGTGAAACCGGCACCGGCATCATCCTGCACAAGCCGTTCCCGGGCGCGAGCGCGGGGAACCTCGCGGGCGTGATCGTGAACAGCCCCGATATCGACGCCGTCGTCGAGAAGCTGCGCGCGGCGGGCGCCGATGTCGACGGACCCACCGACGAGCAGTGGGGGCGGCAGGCGTCCTTCTCCGACCCGGACGGCAATTCGTACGTCCTGGTCGCCGATGGGGCACGGTGA